CGCGGCACGAGCAGCTCGAGCACGGCGCGCGCTCGCGCCTCGGGACGGGCCCAGGACGGCCCCGGGCGCGTCGTCGGCAGGGTGCTCGCCAGGATGGTCTCGCCGCACGCGTCGGCCGCGTCGAGGAGCACCGTCGAGGCTTTCACCCCGGCGTCGTTGGCGTAGCCCTTCGCCGCGATGGTCTGCCCCCAGCCGCCCTTGCCGCCGACGACGCGGAAGTGCGAGCGGCCGTTCTCCGGGCCGCCCGAGAGGATCGTGCCCTGCAGGGTGAGGTCGGCGACCTCCACCGTCGCCGCGCCCGTGAGCGTGTGCTCGCCGTCGAGGTCGACCTCGGCGTACCACACGCCCCACGCGGGCAGGTACACGCGCGCGGACGTGGCCAGGATGCTGTTGAGGGTCGCAGTCATGCAGTCCTCGCCCGTGCGATGTCGACGGCCACGTCCCACGCGTCGATGCCCTCGACGTGGGACCATCCCGCGCGCGTGCCGCCGAGCATCTCGGAGCCGGAGCCGCAGAACGGCACGAGCAGCCGCGCGCCTTCGACGGGCGGCAGGATGAGCCGCGCGAGGTAGGTCGCCAGGGCGAGCGGCTTCACCGTGGGGTGTACGTTGCCCTCGCCTCGCTCGGCCTTGCTCGCCTTCGTACAGTAGAAGAAGCGGGAGGCGCCGCCGGAGTCGGCGTAGACGCTGGCCTGCGCGGACTCGTTGCCGAACATGCTCCCTCGTCGCTTTGACGGGTCGGCTGGATGGGCGTGTGCCTTGGTAGGGTCGGCTCGGCCCGTGAGCGTCGAGGGCCGATTCCCGCTCTGCGCATCCAGCGCCGCCACCGGACACCCCGGAGCGCAGTTGAACTTCGTCACCGTTTCGGCCCGCATGTACTTCGTGCCGGCCTTGGTCTCGCCGATACCAATGTCCTCGCCATCGCCCTTTAGCCCGCCGTTGTAGCCGGCGTTGGGATTCGTGCCTCGATTGCCGCCACGGTTCACAACCTCGCGAGTGCCAACCTCGACGCACTCCGGAGAGTGGGAGAGGATCACGTTTGCCGGCCAGCGACCGAGGGGGCTCGACGTGAAACGCTCGCCCTCATCGCGCCCCATGTGCGTGAACATGGCCCCGCGTCCGGCCCCGCTACGGCGGTCGATGACCTGCCGCTCATCTGCGGTCGTCCCCACCCTGCTCGCATCAATCGCCAGCGCGCCGCAGCCCCACCGCTGGACGTTCGCCGCGACGGTGCCCTCGAGCGGCTTGCGGGCGAGAATGATGGGCTCCCACGCGGGCTTGAGCGCGGTGCCGTGGCCTTCCCATTGGCGCGCGGCTTCGGTGGCAGGGGCGGTGATTGGTCGGCCCACGCAAGACGCTGCGCCGCTCCCATACCCAAGGCCCTGAGACGGCTCGCGCCCTGGCGCCGTTGAGTCCATTGGCATCCTGTACTCGCCCACCACCTCCCGCACCGCACCGGCCTCCCGGTCAATCGCCTTGCTCACGTTTGCGACTTCGGGAATCCCGACCCGTAGAGCCACATGAGGCAATCTCTGACCTCAAAGCCTGCGTCTTCGATTGCGCAGGTCAGCCGGTGAAAGGTCCGCGTCCCGCCGAACGCGAGCAGGGCCGCGCCGGGCCGAAGCACGCGCAGCACCTCGCGCCAGACCTCCGCGGAGGGCACGCCGTGATCCCATTGATGGCCCATGAACGAGAGGCCATACGGCGGGTCCGTGAGGCACCCGTGGAACGAGTTGTCAGGCATCGCGCGAAGAGCGTCGAGCACGTCGGCGTGGTGAATCATGCGGGCTTCCCCCACGGCGTCTCTTGGTACTGCTTGGTGAGCTTCGCGATCTCGTCGAGCGCGGCCTGGTTCGGGTCGGGAGCTTTCGTCGCGGCCCCCGCCTTCGAGCCCTTCGGCGAGCCCTTCGCGGGGCGCGGCGGGCGGTACTCGAGGAACTTGACGACCTTCGTCACGCCACCCTTGCCGTCGTGCACGGAGCCCGAGACGGTCGCCTTGACGACGGCCTTGATGTCGTTCTCGGCGAGGTCGGGGTGATAGATGTCGAGCGCCGTCGGCGTCTGCCCGCTCACCGTCGAGTTGACCGTCGCGAGGAACGTCGGCCACTGCGCGAAGTCCTCCTCGTCGGCCAGGTAGAACGAGCACGTGAACTCGGTGGGGTCGTCGCTCGAGCGCGTCGTCGTCGCGCCGCTCTGCCCCGAGCCCTTCTTGATGTCCCACCCGATCTTGCGGTCGTGACCCGTGATCGTGACGATGCCGGGCGACTGCACGCCGCCGAGCTCCACGTGGTCGTAGAGGTCCGGATCGTCGATGGGGTTAGGCACTTGGCACCATCCCGCCGCCCTGCTGAGCGAGCCCTTCGATGAGGTCGAGGAACTCGGCGAAGGCCTTCTTGCCGCCCTCAGCGCCGCTCCTCGACCTGGAAAATGCCGAGCCAGGCCGATCGTGACCATCATGCCCCCGCTCGCACTGGCCGGCGCGCCGCCTGCAGCGGGCGCTGCGCCGTCCACGGCGGGCGGCGCGACCATCGCCTCGAGCGACCCCTGCACCGCGTCGGCGCCGTCGTCGACGCCCTGGGCCATGCCTTCCGAGGTATAGCCGCCGATCTCCGCGAAGACCTTCGACGGGCTCTTGATCTGGAGCGCGGCCTTTGCTGCCGCGACGGCGCCTGAGGCGATGCCCGTCACCGCGCCAACGACTGCCGCGCCGCCAGCCGTGATGCCTGACGCGAGCCCGGTCACCATCGCGAGCCCGATCTCCGCGAGGTTGATGCTCTGCAGGAACGTGCGCACGCTCAGCGCCGCGCTCGAGAGGCCGGCCAGTGCGGCTCCGCCGAGAGTGCCAAGCGCGACGAGGCCCGAGGCCGTGCCCGCGATGATGTCGTAGGCGAACCCGAACGACTGCCCAATGCTGGACATCCAGCCCATGATCACGGCGCCGACGACGTTGAAAATCGGCTGGTATTTCTGCACAGCGATGAGCCCCTTGAGCGCCCAGATCTCGAACTGCAGGAACCCGGCGATGAACCGCGGCACCGCGTTCGTCATGCCGTCCACGAGCGGCTGAAAGAACGACTCGAAGATCGCCTTGATGCCCTTCGCCGCGGCAGAGTCCTCCTCGAACAGCGCGCCCACCTTCGACAGCGCCGTCAGGAGCCCTTCGATCTTCAGCCCGCCGAAGATCTTCCCGACGTTCGCCTTGAGGCGCTGCGACTGGAAGTCAGCCGAGAGCATCGCCTTCGCGAAGTCGGGGCCGAACTTGAGCTTTGCGGCCTTCGTCGCGGCCGTCTCGAGCGCGGCGGAGAGCTCGTCTCCCTTGAGCCCCGTCTTGGCCAGCGTCGAGGCCATGTTGCGCAGCTCGTCGGCCGCAATGGGGACCCGCGAGCCGAGCGAGGAGATCGTCGCGTCGAGCTGCGCGCCTCCCGCGACGCTGCCCGCGATGCCCTGCGAAAGAAGCGCCGAGGTGCGCGCCGCGTCCGCGTTCGCGAGGCCGAACTTGAGCAGGCCAACCGTCGCCATCGCGAGGCCCGCGACCACGGCGATCGTCGCCACCGCGAGGCCGACGAAGATCCCGGCGGGGCCGAGCGCGGCGAGCTTGCGGAACGCCTCGCCGACGCCCGCGATCTTCTGCCCGACCATGCCCGCCGGCCCGCCGAGCTTGGCCATGGCGCCCTCGAGCTCGCCGAGCTTCACGCCGCCGCCGGCCGCGGCCTTCCCTGCCGCGGCCGTGGCTTGCTCCGTCTTCTTGGCGGCGAGCGCGTTCGCCTCCTCGGCCTGCGTCGCCGCGTCGAGTTGGCGCGCGAGCCCGGCCTCCGCGTCGGCTGCCGACGTGGCCGCGACCTGCAGCGCGTCGAGGTTCGCCGCCTGCTCTGCGAGCGCCGCCGCCGCCGCCGAGCTCGTCGCCGCGGCCGCCGCCTGGCGCGCCTCGAGGTCGGCGAGCTTCGTCGCAGCCGCCTCGATCTTCGTCGTGTCGCCCGTCTCGAGGGCCGCCGCGAGCTTGCCCTGCTGCGCGGTCGCCGCCACGCCGAGACGCTCGGCCGCCGCGGCCGCCTTCATGGCCGCCGTCTCGGCGCCGGCATAGGCCGCCTGTCCCGCCGCCACGGCCGACGCAGCGGCGGTGCTGGCGGCGCGCGCGCGGTCGAGCGCCTGCGCCAGCGAGTCGAGCGTCGACGCCGCGGCGACGGCTTGGGAGCCGTCTACCGGGATGTCGATCTCGTACGTCGTGCCGTCCGCCACCGCTCTACCTCCGCCGTCGTCTCGGTTGCCGCTCGCCGCCGCCCGTGAGCGACTGCCGATGCAGAAGCGCGATCTCTGCGATCACGAAGGCGCCCGCGCGCATGTCCCGCTCGCTCTCCTCGTCTGCCTCGCCGCCCCCCGCGACGCGGGCCAGGGTGACGATGCAGTCGCCGAAGACCGCCGCGCTCGACTGAGCCGCGGCGATCCGCGCCCTCAGCCTTTTTTTTCCTCCCCGGCGGCACCCTCCGCGAGCCGCGCGACCTCGATGCCGGCCACGACGTAGACGCCGGGGCGCGCGGCAAGCAGCGCGCTTCGCATCTCCGAATCGGGGGGCGGGTAGAGCATGCAGGACTCGCCGAGCCGCTCGCCCGCCTCGCCCCGCACGGTGTCGTTTTTCGCCGTGCGGACGGCCTTCAAATACTCGCGATAATGCGCGCGCTCGGGCGCGATGACGATCGCCATCGTCGGGGTCCCGCGCTTGTAGGACCCCGCGAACCGGATGGCGCGCACCGACCCGAAGCCGTGCTCTTCCTCGAGATCCACGAGCGCGGCGAAGTCGATCTCTGCCTGCTCGGCCTCGAGCTTCTCGTCCTCGGCGCGGAGCGCTTCGCGGCGCTCCTGAAGCAGCTCGAGCTTGGTCTTTTTCTTCTCGTCGCTCATGGGTCAGTCCTTCCGCGCGCTCGTCAGAGGAGCGCGACGCGCGTGCCGTTCTTGAGCGTCTTGATGACGCTCGTGGGTCCGAGGTCGACCTCGATGAAGAGCGCCTCGCTGCCCTCTTTGTTGTCCATCGTGAAGGACCGCCAGCGACAGCCGAGCATCTCGGTCTGGTAGACCTGAGTCGGCTGCGACAGCGTCTTGTGCTGGATGACGATCGAGAACTTCGGTACGGAGATCAGCTTCACGCCGCCGCGGCTCGGCGCGACCGTCGCAAGGGCCGACTCGATGCGGTCCACGGCGCTCATCGAGAACGTGCCCGAGCCCTCGTGAGAGGCCTTGCCGCGCGTCTCTTTCATGACGCGCCCGCCGCTCGTGCCGAAGGAGAACCCCGTCTCGATCTTGCCGCCGCACTTGATGCCCTCGACGTCGGCGATGTCGATCGTCACCGACTGGTAGAGGGAGAGCACGACGGAGATGTCAGCCCAGGAGATCTCCTCGTCGTCCGTGATCGGGAATGCTTCGTTTGCCATGGCTCAGTGCTCCGTTCAGGTGACGACGACGGCCGTGTCGACGTTCGTGATGGTGCCGCGCAGGCCAAGGGGGCCGCTCCCGTGCAGCGTCTTCCCGGTGCCGCGGAGGTCGTCGGCGCGGCTCGCTACCCACGTCGCCGAGCTGGCGTTCTGGCCCTCGCTGCCGGGGCTCAGCAGCCCTTCGGTGAGCGCCTGGTTGATGCGCGCCTCGAGGAGTTTGAGCTCGCTCTCCGTCGCCGTGCCGTCCGCGTTGAGGACCGGCGTCTTGCCGATCATGCGCGTGGTCTCGGCCTGGACGATCGAACAG
This DNA window, taken from Myxococcales bacterium, encodes the following:
- a CDS encoding site-specific DNA-methyltransferase, translated to MIHHADVLDALRAMPDNSFHGCLTDPPYGLSFMGHQWDHGVPSAEVWREVLRVLRPGAALLAFGGTRTFHRLTCAIEDAGFEVRDCLMWLYGSGFPKSQT